The Nitratidesulfovibrio sp. SRB-5 genome includes a window with the following:
- a CDS encoding tetratricopeptide repeat protein has product MASNINLKLKQKQYESTVVEFINEKKGYFLVVSDDQNFISLLRNTVSKHLAIATDALSVVTNTDYIIKSIRDVSMRKKNVLVFMERMLEGRDTGILVRQVKNAYSDVKIIILTGETERQRLVLLHEIGADNFISKPISVNTLIEKIAFTIKPQGKLGQLIDTARAMVQQGSHESALKVCRKILELKPNSAAGLLVMGDAYQALGKMDRARECFEEASRNADLYLEPLKKLADLNKQIGDNEAQLGYLEKLDRLSPLNVERKVDMGEIHVEMGNQEKAEELFELAVTQATREAMAYIGDISERIATIYSERDPERAERFLRKALDAKGDMLDRGDLGTFNRLGIALRKQGKWRDATIEYQKALRIAPDDENLYYNMSMAFAEGKEFRDARSNMLKAMAINPDLPRRDKTIAFNMGLVFMRAGGRDYAERCLQVALELDPDFDLARQALERLGQSS; this is encoded by the coding sequence ATGGCGAGCAACATCAACCTCAAGCTCAAGCAGAAGCAGTACGAAAGTACCGTTGTCGAATTCATCAACGAAAAGAAAGGGTACTTTCTTGTCGTGAGCGACGACCAGAATTTCATTTCGCTGCTGCGCAACACGGTTTCCAAGCATCTCGCCATCGCCACGGACGCTCTTTCGGTGGTCACCAACACCGATTACATCATCAAGTCCATCCGCGACGTCTCCATGCGCAAGAAGAACGTGCTGGTGTTCATGGAGCGCATGCTGGAAGGGCGCGACACCGGCATTCTGGTCCGGCAGGTCAAGAACGCCTACTCGGACGTGAAGATCATCATCCTCACCGGCGAGACGGAACGGCAGCGCCTGGTGCTGCTGCACGAAATCGGCGCGGACAACTTCATCAGCAAGCCCATTTCGGTGAACACGCTGATCGAAAAGATCGCCTTCACCATCAAGCCGCAGGGCAAGCTGGGCCAGCTCATCGACACGGCGCGGGCCATGGTGCAGCAGGGCTCGCACGAAAGCGCCCTGAAGGTCTGCCGCAAGATACTGGAACTGAAGCCGAACAGCGCCGCAGGACTGCTGGTTATGGGCGATGCCTACCAGGCTCTGGGCAAGATGGACCGTGCCCGCGAATGCTTCGAAGAGGCCAGCCGCAACGCCGACCTGTATCTGGAGCCCCTGAAGAAGCTGGCCGACCTGAACAAGCAGATCGGCGACAACGAGGCCCAGTTGGGCTACCTGGAAAAGCTGGACCGCCTCTCGCCCCTCAACGTGGAGCGCAAGGTGGACATGGGCGAAATCCACGTGGAGATGGGCAACCAGGAAAAGGCCGAAGAGCTCTTCGAACTGGCCGTCACCCAGGCCACGCGCGAGGCCATGGCCTACATCGGCGACATTTCCGAACGCATCGCCACCATCTACAGCGAACGCGACCCCGAACGGGCCGAACGCTTCCTGCGCAAGGCGCTGGACGCCAAGGGCGACATGCTGGACCGTGGCGACCTGGGCACCTTCAACCGCCTGGGCATCGCCCTGCGCAAGCAGGGCAAGTGGCGCGATGCCACCATCGAATACCAGAAGGCCCTGCGCATCGCGCCGGACGATGAAAACCTGTACTACAACATGTCCATGGCCTTCGCCGAAGGCAAGGAATTCCGCGATGCGCGGTCCAACATGCTGAAGGCCATGGCCATCAACCCCGACCTGCCCCGGCGCGACAAGACCATTGCCTTCAACATGGGCCTTGTGTTCATGCGGGCGGGCGGGCGCGACTACGCCGAACGCTGCCTGCAGGTGGCGCTGGAACTGGACCCGGATTTCGACCTCGCGCGCCAGGCTCTGGAACGATTGGGGCAATCATCCTGA
- a CDS encoding TIGR01777 family oxidoreductase → MHVAILGGTGFIGSALARALLARGDMVTVLSRAPRPAPAPGVVPAQGVVQAAWNGRDPESLARLLEGTQAVVNLLGENIAGGRWTPQRKTRIVDSRVAAGQAVAAALGAMNGAELPAVPPTVPPTVLVQASAVGYYGAWSDMAAAPLCAEGDPPGTGFLAETCARWEASSAPAQAMGVRRCIIRSGVVLGAGGALARMLPAFRAWLGGPLGSGRQPFPWIHLADEVGAILHLLDTPSCSGPYNLAAPQAVDNAGFTAELNRAVGRPAWLPAPPVPAFALRLALGELAEEALLAGQVTPPGRLADSGYTFRFPALRAALADLLAA, encoded by the coding sequence ATGCACGTCGCCATCCTTGGCGGTACGGGTTTCATCGGTTCTGCCCTCGCTCGCGCCTTGCTGGCCCGGGGCGATATGGTCACCGTTTTGTCGCGCGCGCCGCGCCCCGCCCCCGCGCCGGGTGTCGTCCCTGCGCAGGGCGTCGTCCAAGCCGCATGGAACGGGCGCGACCCGGAATCCCTGGCCCGCCTGCTGGAGGGCACGCAGGCGGTGGTCAATCTGCTGGGCGAAAACATCGCCGGCGGCCGCTGGACGCCGCAGCGCAAGACGCGCATCGTGGACAGCCGCGTAGCCGCCGGGCAGGCCGTGGCTGCGGCGCTGGGCGCCATGAACGGCGCGGAGCTTCCGGCGGTGCCTCCGACGGTGCCTCCGACGGTGCTGGTACAGGCGTCGGCTGTGGGCTATTATGGTGCCTGGTCCGACATGGCCGCCGCCCCCCTCTGTGCTGAAGGCGACCCGCCGGGCACCGGATTTCTGGCGGAAACCTGCGCCCGCTGGGAGGCGTCGTCCGCTCCGGCGCAAGCCATGGGCGTGCGCCGCTGCATCATTCGCAGCGGCGTGGTGCTGGGGGCCGGGGGCGCGCTGGCGCGCATGCTGCCCGCGTTCCGGGCCTGGCTGGGCGGTCCGCTGGGCAGCGGCAGGCAGCCGTTCCCGTGGATACACCTGGCGGACGAGGTGGGGGCCATCCTGCACCTGCTGGATACCCCGTCATGCTCCGGCCCGTACAACCTTGCCGCGCCGCAGGCCGTGGACAACGCCGGATTCACGGCGGAACTGAACCGCGCCGTGGGGCGCCCGGCCTGGCTGCCCGCGCCGCCCGTGCCCGCCTTTGCCCTGCGTCTGGCCCTGGGTGAACTGGCGGAAGAGGCCCTGCTGGCCGGGCAGGTGACTCCGCCGGGCCGTCTGGCCGATTCCGGCTACACGTTCCGCTTCCCCGCCTTGCGCGCGGCGCTGGCGGACCTGCTGGCCGCCTGA
- a CDS encoding ATP-binding protein: MARHTVTPDQPSGRPPDGQPNGQPNGHSPGGPPVSPDPPDQPDQRDPREPHDPHNSPDFPRVIRVNPADSRERKRRQREIYGAAGVLLAMLVATWIELNLFGVDSYIFLVLLNINFILLLVVLFIVLRNGVKLILERRRRVFGSHLRTRLVLAFMALSLVPTVIMFLASNRVVGTSVDYWFNNQVEISLDSALDVGRSFYTASADRLRARSESIVAEITDRHLTWGGPAMDALLERKRKEYGLSLAGVVTPSQVEQNWHAPPDLSPTWKEARRRIAWDQAAAQRYVSLLWKGESADYVFGVLAVDAGRTGYLVVGESIGEGVMLKLERIAQGFDDYKKLKTLKRPLKVSFLFILAVLSVLIILGAIWFGFRLSKELTAPILALAEGTERIARGDLSFRLEDASTDELGLLVRSFNRMAEDLSVSRTRLTDVNEMLALQNVEIGERSRYIATVLDNIAAGVVSFGPDDRVATINAAACAMFGVEPGSIVGRDPREFLSAEDAAMNREMLDEVRARPGRRWQRQVEYGKGDRALKLLLTSVSLTTPEGEYRGAVAVFEDITELERMQRMAAWREVARRIAHEIKNPLTPIKLSAQRLERKFAGAVGDPVFGQCTDLIVRQVEHLQQMVEEFSAFAKLPEVTPRPGNLTPLLEELTALFRNSHSNIVWTLDIPAPLPVLPMDQEALHRAFLNILTNAAEVLQGRTDGAVTITAVHNTALNLVRVDVADNGPGLTPEERSRLFEPYFSRKKGGTGLGLTIVKSVVSDHRGYVRAHAVPRTPDALVMPDAPVAPDAPVALVAPVTPVTPDGPNGPDRPHGPDGPHTLRPSRTPGPTASTGTVVTVELPVA; the protein is encoded by the coding sequence ATGGCCCGCCACACCGTAACGCCCGACCAGCCCTCCGGCCGCCCGCCAGACGGGCAGCCGAACGGTCAGCCGAACGGACACAGTCCCGGCGGCCCCCCGGTCTCGCCTGATCCGCCTGATCAGCCTGATCAGCGCGATCCGCGTGAACCGCACGATCCGCACAACTCCCCTGACTTTCCGCGCGTCATCCGGGTGAACCCGGCAGATTCGCGTGAACGCAAGCGCCGCCAGCGCGAAATTTACGGGGCGGCGGGCGTGCTGCTAGCCATGCTGGTGGCCACCTGGATCGAACTGAACCTGTTCGGCGTGGATTCCTACATCTTCCTGGTTTTGCTGAACATCAACTTCATCCTGCTGTTGGTGGTGCTGTTCATCGTGCTGCGCAACGGGGTGAAGCTGATCCTCGAACGCCGCCGCCGGGTGTTCGGGTCGCACCTGCGCACCCGCCTGGTGCTGGCCTTCATGGCGCTGTCGCTGGTGCCCACGGTGATCATGTTCCTTGCCTCCAACCGGGTGGTGGGCACTTCGGTGGACTACTGGTTCAACAACCAGGTGGAAATCTCGCTGGACAGCGCCCTGGACGTGGGGCGCAGCTTCTATACCGCCTCCGCCGACCGGTTGCGCGCGCGCAGCGAATCCATCGTGGCGGAAATAACCGACCGCCATCTGACCTGGGGCGGCCCGGCCATGGATGCCCTGCTGGAGCGCAAGCGCAAGGAATACGGCCTGTCGCTGGCCGGGGTCGTCACCCCCAGCCAGGTGGAACAGAACTGGCACGCCCCGCCAGACCTCAGCCCCACCTGGAAGGAGGCCCGGCGCAGGATCGCCTGGGACCAGGCAGCGGCACAGCGTTACGTGTCGCTGCTGTGGAAGGGTGAGAGCGCCGACTATGTCTTTGGCGTGCTGGCCGTGGACGCGGGGCGCACCGGCTATCTGGTGGTGGGGGAATCCATCGGCGAAGGGGTGATGCTGAAGCTTGAGCGCATCGCCCAGGGCTTCGACGACTACAAGAAGCTGAAAACGCTGAAACGCCCGCTAAAGGTTTCGTTCCTGTTCATCCTTGCGGTGCTCAGCGTGCTGATCATCCTGGGGGCCATCTGGTTCGGCTTCCGGCTGTCCAAGGAACTCACAGCGCCCATCCTGGCCCTGGCCGAAGGGACGGAGCGCATCGCCCGGGGCGACCTGTCCTTCCGGCTGGAAGACGCGTCCACCGACGAACTGGGGCTGCTGGTGCGCTCGTTCAACCGCATGGCCGAAGACCTGTCCGTCAGCCGCACCCGGCTCACCGACGTCAACGAAATGCTGGCCCTGCAGAACGTGGAGATTGGCGAGCGCAGCCGGTACATCGCCACCGTGCTCGACAACATCGCGGCGGGGGTGGTCTCTTTCGGACCGGACGACCGGGTGGCCACCATCAACGCCGCCGCCTGCGCCATGTTCGGGGTGGAGCCGGGTTCCATCGTGGGCCGCGACCCGCGCGAATTCCTTTCCGCCGAAGACGCGGCCATGAACCGCGAAATGCTGGACGAGGTGCGCGCCCGGCCCGGTCGCCGCTGGCAGCGCCAGGTGGAATACGGCAAGGGTGACCGCGCCCTGAAGCTGCTGCTCACCTCTGTCAGTCTCACCACGCCCGAGGGCGAGTACCGGGGCGCGGTGGCCGTGTTCGAGGACATCACCGAGCTTGAGCGCATGCAGCGCATGGCCGCCTGGCGCGAGGTGGCGCGGCGCATCGCCCACGAGATCAAGAACCCGCTCACCCCCATCAAGCTTTCGGCCCAGCGGCTGGAACGAAAGTTCGCCGGTGCCGTGGGCGACCCCGTGTTCGGCCAGTGCACCGACCTCATCGTGCGCCAGGTGGAACACCTGCAACAGATGGTGGAAGAATTCTCCGCCTTCGCCAAACTGCCGGAGGTAACCCCCCGGCCCGGCAACCTCACCCCGCTGCTGGAGGAACTGACCGCCCTGTTCCGCAACAGCCACAGCAACATCGTGTGGACGCTGGACATTCCCGCGCCGCTGCCGGTGCTGCCCATGGACCAGGAAGCGCTGCACCGGGCCTTCCTGAACATCCTGACCAACGCGGCGGAAGTGCTGCAAGGCCGCACAGACGGCGCGGTTACCATCACCGCCGTGCACAACACGGCCCTGAACCTGGTGCGGGTGGACGTGGCCGACAACGGCCCCGGCCTGACGCCGGAAGAACGATCGCGCCTGTTCGAACCCTACTTTTCGCGCAAGAAGGGCGGCACGGGCCTTGGGCTGACTATCGTGAAGTCCGTGGTGTCGGACCACCGCGGCTACGTGCGCGCCCATGCCGTCCCGCGCACGCCCGATGCACTGGTCATGCCCGATGCACCGGTCGCGCCCGATGCACCGGTCGCACTGGTCGCGCCGGTCACGCCGGTCACGCCGGACGGGCCAAACGGACCAGACAGGCCGCACGGGCCAGACGGGCCGCACACGCTGCGCCCCTCACGCACTCCCGGCCCCACCGCCTCCACGGGCACCGTTGTCACCGTCGAGCTTCCTGTGGCATAA
- the gpmA gene encoding 2,3-diphosphoglycerate-dependent phosphoglycerate mutase has translation MHTLVLLRHGQSAWNLENRFTGWTDVDLSPEGEQEARDAARLLADEGLTFDVCHTSVLTRAIRTLYIVQHEMGLSWLPVHKHWRLNERHYGGLQGLDKAETAARFGEEQVFEWRRSYDTPPPPLPADDPRSPAGDARYAGLAPDVLPASESLKETVARVLPYWHDVIAPQVLAGQRVLVAAHGNSLRALVMHLDGMTPEAVTRLNIPTGLPLVYTLDGTLRPLGHRYLGDPAVAEAKAKAVAAQGAARK, from the coding sequence ATGCATACGCTGGTACTTCTGCGTCACGGGCAAAGCGCGTGGAATCTGGAAAACCGCTTCACCGGCTGGACCGACGTGGACCTTTCGCCCGAGGGCGAACAGGAGGCGCGCGACGCCGCCCGCCTGCTGGCGGACGAGGGACTGACCTTCGACGTCTGCCATACCTCGGTGCTTACCCGGGCCATCCGCACCCTGTACATCGTGCAGCACGAAATGGGGCTGTCCTGGCTGCCGGTGCACAAGCACTGGCGGCTCAACGAACGCCACTACGGCGGCCTGCAAGGGCTGGACAAGGCGGAGACCGCCGCCCGCTTCGGCGAAGAACAGGTGTTCGAATGGCGGCGCAGCTACGACACCCCGCCCCCGCCCCTGCCCGCCGACGATCCGCGCAGCCCCGCCGGGGATGCCCGCTACGCGGGCCTTGCGCCCGACGTGCTGCCCGCCAGCGAAAGCCTGAAGGAAACCGTGGCCCGCGTGCTGCCCTACTGGCACGACGTCATCGCGCCGCAGGTGCTGGCCGGACAGCGGGTGCTGGTGGCGGCCCACGGCAACAGCCTGCGCGCCCTGGTCATGCATCTGGACGGCATGACCCCGGAAGCCGTCACCAGGCTGAACATCCCCACCGGGCTGCCGCTGGTCTACACCCTGGACGGCACGCTGCGCCCGTTGGGACACCGTTACCTTGGCGATCCTGCCGTGGCCGAGGCCAAGGCAAAGGCCGTGGCGGCGCAGGGCGCGGCCCGGAAATAG
- a CDS encoding HD domain-containing phosphohydrolase translates to MAYCKILLVEDEAVSALDMRRRLRSLGYGEPMLATSGEQAVAAARNEKPDLVLMDIVLGEGMDGIDAAGRILGIHPVPVIYMTAHEDPETLQRAKITEPFGYLLKPFEDRDLRTSIEMALYKHQVDHETRRKERWFATTLRSIADAVLTVDRHGRITYINASAEAMTGADHHTCIDRHFAEHVDIRPGVHGHSLQDPNDLLAPPQPGGMGTSLSGAVPSVSMGATAPAAHAGPTAMTEAFVHGPDGRAHPIEMSASSLADPDGRRVGTVLVFRDITERRQSEAALRRSVEDLRRTLRQTVSALATASEKRDPYTAGHQARVAELAHAMAVRLGLSGERLEGLRVAGMLHDIGKIHIPAEILAKPTRLSDLEMGIMRTHSQVGYDILKEIEFPWPVAQIVLQHHERLDGTGYPNALSGDDVLPEARILAVADVVEAMSSHRPYRASLGLGPALAEIAAGRGTRYDRNVVDVCVSLFHDGFILS, encoded by the coding sequence ATGGCATACTGCAAGATACTGCTGGTCGAGGACGAGGCCGTTTCGGCGCTGGACATGCGCCGCAGGCTGCGCTCGCTCGGCTATGGCGAACCGATGCTGGCCACCAGCGGAGAACAGGCCGTGGCCGCGGCCCGCAACGAAAAGCCCGACCTCGTGCTGATGGACATCGTGCTCGGCGAGGGCATGGACGGCATCGATGCCGCCGGACGCATCCTGGGCATCCACCCCGTGCCCGTCATCTACATGACCGCGCACGAGGATCCGGAAACCCTGCAACGCGCCAAGATCACCGAGCCGTTCGGCTACCTGCTGAAGCCCTTCGAGGACCGCGACCTGCGCACGTCCATCGAGATGGCACTGTACAAGCACCAGGTGGATCACGAAACCCGGCGCAAGGAACGCTGGTTCGCCACCACCCTGCGCTCCATCGCCGACGCGGTGCTCACCGTGGACCGCCATGGCCGCATCACCTACATCAACGCCAGTGCCGAGGCCATGACCGGCGCCGACCACCACACCTGCATCGACCGCCATTTCGCGGAGCACGTGGACATCCGGCCCGGCGTTCACGGCCACAGCCTGCAAGATCCCAACGATCTGCTGGCCCCGCCCCAGCCCGGGGGCATGGGCACTTCCCTGTCCGGCGCCGTTCCGTCCGTTTCCATGGGCGCAACCGCCCCTGCCGCTCACGCGGGGCCCACGGCCATGACCGAAGCCTTCGTGCACGGTCCCGACGGTCGCGCGCATCCCATCGAAATGAGCGCCTCGTCCCTGGCCGACCCGGACGGTCGCAGGGTGGGCACGGTGCTGGTGTTCCGCGACATCACAGAGCGCCGCCAGTCCGAAGCGGCCCTGCGCCGCAGCGTGGAGGATTTGCGCCGCACCCTGCGCCAGACCGTTTCCGCCCTGGCCACCGCCTCTGAAAAGCGCGACCCGTACACGGCGGGCCATCAGGCTCGCGTGGCGGAACTGGCCCACGCCATGGCCGTGCGGCTGGGACTTTCCGGCGAACGGCTGGAAGGGCTGCGCGTGGCGGGCATGCTGCATGACATCGGAAAAATTCACATCCCTGCGGAAATACTGGCCAAGCCTACCCGCCTGTCCGACCTGGAAATGGGCATCATGCGCACCCACAGCCAGGTGGGCTACGACATCCTGAAAGAAATCGAGTTTCCCTGGCCGGTGGCCCAGATCGTGCTGCAACACCACGAACGGCTGGACGGCACCGGCTACCCCAACGCCCTTTCCGGCGACGACGTCCTGCCCGAGGCGCGTATCCTGGCCGTGGCCGACGTGGTGGAGGCCATGTCCTCGCACCGGCCCTACCGCGCCTCGCTGGGGCTGGGCCCGGCCCTGGCGGAGATTGCCGCCGGGCGCGGCACGCGGTACGACCGCAACGTGGTGGACGTGTGCGTCAGCCTGTTCCACGACGGCTTCATCCTTTCCTGA
- a CDS encoding sigma-54-dependent transcriptional regulator yields the protein MHARILIIDDEDGIRFSLRGILEDEGFEVLEAPSGEDGLALLARETPDLVFLDIWMPGMDGLAVLDQLHAQRPDLPVIMISGHGTIETAVNAIRKGAHDFIEKPLSLEKVLIAAQRALEYGDLRRENEALRDSLPTAHADEMNGRSPVMETLRGQIARVAPTDAWVLITGENGTGKELAARAIHAGSRRADRPLVAVNCAAIPEELIESELFGHEKGAFTGADSAKAGKFEMAHKGTLFLDEIGDMSLKTQAKILRILQEQQFERVGGHRTMRVDVRVIAATNKNLEDEIAAGTFREDLYYRLRVFPLVLPPLREREGDVPLLIELFAQRLARDYGVRPATFAPDAQEALARYPWPGNVRELRNFVERMLILHAGLEVTRSMLPPEFLPRSGAGMNGSAGAATAAGGRAASGTGATTGQGGDPLPDHLPDMAALLAPGMDLKAARAAFEAQYLAARLAECGGNVTRLAEAVGIERSHLYRKLKGYNIQTTD from the coding sequence ATGCACGCCCGCATCCTGATCATCGACGACGAAGACGGCATCCGCTTCTCCCTGCGCGGCATTCTCGAGGACGAAGGCTTCGAGGTGCTTGAGGCACCCAGCGGCGAGGACGGCCTGGCCCTGCTGGCGCGCGAGACGCCCGACCTGGTGTTCCTGGACATCTGGATGCCCGGCATGGACGGACTGGCCGTGCTGGACCAGCTGCACGCCCAGCGCCCCGACCTGCCGGTGATCATGATCTCCGGCCACGGCACCATCGAAACGGCGGTCAACGCCATCCGCAAGGGCGCGCACGACTTCATCGAAAAGCCCCTCTCGCTGGAAAAGGTGCTCATCGCCGCCCAGCGCGCCCTGGAATACGGCGACCTGCGCCGAGAGAACGAGGCCCTGCGCGACAGCCTGCCCACGGCCCACGCCGACGAGATGAACGGTCGCTCGCCGGTGATGGAGACCCTGCGCGGCCAGATCGCGCGGGTGGCCCCCACCGACGCATGGGTGCTGATCACCGGAGAAAACGGCACCGGCAAGGAACTGGCGGCGCGGGCCATCCACGCGGGCAGCCGCCGAGCCGACCGGCCTCTGGTGGCCGTGAACTGCGCGGCCATTCCGGAAGAGCTCATCGAAAGCGAACTGTTCGGGCATGAAAAGGGCGCCTTCACCGGGGCGGATTCGGCCAAGGCGGGCAAGTTCGAAATGGCCCACAAGGGCACGCTGTTCCTGGACGAAATCGGCGACATGAGCCTGAAGACCCAGGCCAAGATACTGCGCATATTGCAGGAACAGCAGTTCGAACGGGTGGGCGGCCACCGCACCATGCGCGTGGACGTGCGCGTGATCGCCGCCACCAACAAGAACCTGGAGGACGAGATCGCCGCCGGCACCTTCCGCGAGGACCTGTACTACCGGCTGCGGGTGTTCCCGCTGGTGCTGCCCCCCCTGCGCGAACGCGAGGGCGACGTGCCCCTGCTCATCGAGCTGTTCGCGCAGCGTCTGGCCCGCGACTACGGCGTGCGCCCGGCCACCTTCGCCCCCGACGCGCAGGAAGCGCTGGCGCGCTACCCGTGGCCCGGCAACGTGCGCGAACTGCGCAACTTCGTGGAACGCATGCTCATCCTGCATGCGGGTCTGGAGGTGACGCGGTCCATGCTGCCGCCGGAATTCCTGCCCCGGTCCGGCGCAGGCATGAACGGCAGTGCGGGGGCGGCAACGGCGGCGGGCGGCAGGGCCGCGTCCGGCACCGGAGCAACCACCGGCCAGGGGGGCGACCCGCTTCCGGACCACCTGCCCGACATGGCCGCGCTGCTGGCCCCCGGCATGGACCTGAAGGCCGCCCGCGCCGCCTTCGAGGCGCAATACCTGGCCGCGCGGCTTGCGGAGTGCGGCGGCAACGTCACCCGGCTGGCCGAGGCCGTGGGCATCGAGCGCAGCCATCTGTACCGCAAGCTGAAGGGGTACAACATCCAGACGACCGACTGA
- a CDS encoding DUF4390 domain-containing protein: protein MPPHSQLRRSCLQPHRSAPVRPFGAGPRQAFGTLAAPLVLPILLVLLALFLLPGATPAQAAPPRQFVLDTFAIETRDGTLVLRLGVGVDDPDGLRDLLKDGAEMELRGTATLTRRRGVLPDVTLAEKAFACVLRHDTLTREFELRLEGREAPWRDKNLARLLEGTWKRLVLPLAPIAGLEKGEPHRVSLALSLRHTDVPPWLSRTLFFWSWEVVPDATFTQDFTY from the coding sequence ATGCCGCCGCACTCCCAGCTTCGCCGTTCCTGCCTCCAGCCGCACCGGTCCGCGCCGGTCCGGCCTTTCGGTGCTGGCCCCCGGCAGGCATTCGGCACCCTTGCCGCACCGCTGGTTCTGCCAATCCTGCTTGTCCTGCTCGCCCTGTTCCTGCTGCCCGGCGCCACCCCGGCGCAGGCGGCCCCCCCCCGGCAGTTCGTGCTCGACACCTTCGCCATCGAAACCCGCGATGGCACCCTGGTGTTGCGCCTGGGCGTTGGCGTGGACGACCCCGACGGCCTGCGTGACCTGTTGAAGGACGGCGCCGAAATGGAACTGCGCGGCACGGCCACGCTCACCCGGCGCCGGGGCGTGCTGCCCGACGTGACCCTGGCCGAAAAGGCCTTTGCCTGCGTACTGCGGCACGACACCCTGACCCGCGAGTTCGAGCTGCGCCTTGAAGGCCGCGAGGCCCCCTGGCGAGACAAGAACCTTGCCCGCCTGTTGGAAGGCACCTGGAAGCGCCTGGTGCTGCCGCTGGCCCCCATCGCCGGGCTGGAAAAGGGCGAGCCGCACCGGGTTTCGCTGGCCCTGTCCCTGCGCCATACCGACGTGCCGCCCTGGCTTTCGCGCACCCTGTTCTTCTGGTCCTGGGAAGTCGTGCCCGACGCGACCTTCACACAGGACTTCACCTACTGA